One part of the Arabidopsis thaliana chromosome 4, partial sequence genome encodes these proteins:
- a CDS encoding Calcium-dependent lipid-binding (CaLB domain) family protein (Calcium-dependent lipid-binding (CaLB domain) family protein; CONTAINS InterPro DOMAIN/s: C2 membrane targeting protein (InterPro:IPR018029), C2 calcium/lipid-binding domain, CaLB (InterPro:IPR008973), C2 calcium-dependent membrane targeting (InterPro:IPR000008); BEST Arabidopsis thaliana protein match is: soybean gene regulated by cold-2 (TAIR:AT1G09070.1); Has 30201 Blast hits to 17322 proteins in 780 species: Archae - 12; Bacteria - 1396; Metazoa - 17338; Fungi - 3422; Plants - 5037; Viruses - 0; Other Eukaryotes - 2996 (source: NCBI BLink).) has protein sequence MSMMAGIQGQILEVTVVGCQKLKDTEWFSRQDPYVVLEYGGRSHRTRTCTDGGKNAVFQEKFIFTLIEGLRDLKVAVWNSNTLSTDDFIGNATIQLQKVLSQEYDDCTWTLQSKTGRFAGEVQLLLHYAGAKKHNYGSAPSAPYAPHVPQYSAPPSASPYSTAPPYSGPSLYPQVQQYPQPSGYPPASGYPPQPSAYPPPSTSGYPPIPSAYPPPPPSSAYPPQPYPPQPSYYPQGPYPGQYPPPPY, from the exons ATGTCGATGATGGCGGGTATACAAGGCCAGATTCTCGAGGTCACTG TTGTTGGGTGCCAGAAATTGAAAGACACGGAATGGTTTTCAAGACAAGATCCATACGTCGTCCTTGAGTATGGTGGCAGAAGTCACCGTACCAGAACCTGCACAG atGGTGGAAAGAACGCTGTTTTCCAAGAGAAGTTTATCTTCACTTTGATTGAAGGGCTTAGGGATCTTAAGGTTGCTGTCTGGAATAGCAACACTCTCTCCACTGATGACTTCATTGGCAATGCAAC GATTCAATTGCAGAAAGTTCTTTCTCAGGAATACGACGACTGTACCTGGACTTTGCAGAGTAAAACTGGGAG ATTCGCTGGAGAAGTACAACTCCTACTGCATTATGCGGGAGCAAAG AAACATAATTACGGGTCTGCGCCATCAGCACCGTATGCACCTCACGTACCTCAATACTCAGCACCGCCTTCTGCATCTCCGTATTCAACAGCACCACCATACTCTGGACCATCTCTATACCCACAAGTACAACAATACCCTCAGCCATCAGGATACCCTCCAGCTTCAGGGTATCCTCCTCAGCCATCTGCCTATCCACCTCCCTCAACCTCGGGCTACCCTCCGATCCCTTCAGCTTACCCACCTCCTCCGCCATCCTCAGCTTACCCTCCTCAACCATACCCTCCGCAACCATCATATTACCCACAAG GTCCATATCCAGGACAATACCCACCTCCTCCATACTAG